From a single Pleurodeles waltl isolate 20211129_DDA chromosome 10, aPleWal1.hap1.20221129, whole genome shotgun sequence genomic region:
- the LOC138260692 gene encoding olfactory receptor 1F1-like — protein sequence MDKGNQTTLTEFILLGFSDLGEQQKFLFVLFLMMYILTLFGNIIIVTLIVKDSCLHTPMYYLLSCLSVVDIGFTSTTIPKLLINLLLEGKTISFLGCFTQMFFFHSIGNMDSFLLALMAYDRYVAICRPLHYTMMMNIKMLLFLVSGSWVIVCLHSLQYTVRTSRLTYCGSNKIYHFYCEVAPLLKLSCSDLTIITLIVMVEAGFILCVPFLCVAISYVHIINTIIKMPTAIAKRKTFSTCSSHIAVVTLFYGSTVSVYVRPPSSTSVLSDRFLSLMYIAVTPMLNPFIYSLRNKDVIGALRKALGR from the coding sequence ATGGATAAAGGCAATCAAACTACTTTGACTGAATTCATCCTTTTGGGATTTTCTGATCTTGGTGAGCAACAGAAATTCCTCTTTGTCCTCTTTCTCATGATGTACATCCTCACACTTTTTGGAAACATTATTATTGTCACACTGATTGTCAAGGACTCTTGTCTTCACACACCAATGTACTATCTTCTCAGCTGCTTGTCAGTGGTGGATATAGGTTTCACCTCCACTACCATCCCTAAACTTTTAATCAACCTTCTCCTTGAAGGTAAGACAATCTCCTTTTTGGGCTGTTTCACACAGATGTTCTTCTTCCACTCCATCGGTAACATGGATAGTTTCCTCCTGGCACTCATGGCCTATGACAGGTATGTGGCCATCTGCCGGCCTCTTCATTACACCATGATGATGAATATAAAGATGTTATTGTTCCTGGTATCAGGATCATGGGTGATTGTGTGTTTGCATTCATTACAATACACAGTGAGGACCTCTAGATTAACATACTGTGGCTCCAACAAGATTTATCACTTCTACTGTGAAGTTGCACCTCTCTTGAAGCTCTCCTGCTCAGATCTCACCATTATTACACTCATAGTAATGGTGGAGGCAGGCTTCATTCTGTGTGTACCATTCCTGTGTGTTGCCATTTCCTATGTGCACATCATCAACACCATAATTAAAATGCCAACTGCCATTGCCAAGCGTAAGACTTTCTCCACCTGTTCTTCACACATTGCTGTTGTCACACTATTCTACGGGTCAACAGTTTCAGTTTATGTACGGCCTCCTTCATCTACATCTGTTCTTTCAGATCGCTTCTTAAGTTTAATGTACATTGCAGTGACTCCGATGTTGAACCCTTTCATCTACAGTTTAAGAAACAAAGACGTCATAGGGGCTTTGCGGAAAGCACTTGGAAGGTAG